From the genome of Streptomyces sp. NBC_00659, one region includes:
- the gltB gene encoding glutamate synthase large subunit, which yields MRTTRQPSQHSTNDQKWSFMDARPAAQGMYDPRNEHDACGVGFVATLTGEASHALVEQALTVLRNLEHRGATGSEPDSGDGAGILSQVPDAFFREVAGFELPAAGAYAVGIAFLPEDGTADAVSRIETIAAEEGLTVLGWREVPVAPELLGATARSTMPAFHQIFVSDGESQGIALDRTAFVLRKRAEREAGVYFPSLSARTIVYKGMLTTGQLEPFFPDLSDRRFASAIALVHSRFSTNTFPSWPLAHPYRFVAHNGEINTVKGNRNWMVARESQLASDLFGDNDKLQRIFPVCTPDASDSASFDEVLELLHLGGRSLPHSVLMMIPEAWENHASMDPARRAFYQFHSTMMEPWDGPACVTFTDGTQVGAVLDRNGLRPGRYWVTDEGLVVLGSEVGVLDIDPAKVVRKGRLQPGKMFLVDTAEHRIIEDDEIKAGLAAEKPYAEWLEAGEIELSDLPEREHIVHTHASVTRRQQTFGYTEEELRIILAPMANTAGEPLGSMGTDSPIAALSQRPRLLFDYFTQLFAQVTNPPLDAIREELVTSLHSSLGPASNLLEPTAASCRSVTLPFPVIDNDELAKLIHINADGDMPGMKAATLSGLYRVSGGGDSLAARIEEIYAEADAAIENGARLIVLSDRHSDAEHAPIPSLLLTAAVHHHLIRTKQRTQVGLLVEAGDVREVHHVALLIGFGAAAVNPYLAMESVEDLVRAGTFLQGIEAEQAIRNLIYALGKGVLKVMSKMGISTVASYRGAQVFEAVGLEKAFVEKYFNGTATKIGGAGLDVVAKEVAARHAKAYPASGIAPAHRALDIGGEYQWRREGEPHLFDPETVFRLQHSTRSGSYEIFKKYTGRVNEQSERLMTLRGLFGFTSDRTPISLDEVEPVSEIVKRFSTGAMSYGSISKEAHETLAIAMNQLGGKSNTGEGGEDADRLYDPARRSSIKQVASGRFGVTSEYLVNADDIQIKMAQGAKPGEGGQLPGHKVYPWVAKTRHSTPGVGLISPPPHHDIYSIEDLAQLIHDLKNANPQARIHVKLVSEVGVGTVAAGVSKAHADVVLISGHDGGTGASPLTSLKHAGGPWELGLAETQQTLLLNGLRDRIVVQTDGQLKTGRDVVIAALLGAEEFGFATAPLVVSGCVMMRVCHLDTCPVGIATQNPVLRERFAGKAEYIVNFFKFIAEEVREILAELGFRSIEEAVGHAENLDVERAVTHWKAQGLDLTPLFYVPELPEGAALHQVIEQDHGLEKALDNELIKLAADALAADSATDAQPVRAQVAIRNINRTVGTMLGHEVTKKFGGAGLPDDTIDITFTGSAGQSFGAFLPRGVTLRLEGDANDYVGKGLSGGRVVVRPDRGADHLAEYSTIAGNTIAYGATGGELFLRGRTGERFCVRNSGALVVSEGVGDHGCEYMTGGHAVVLGETGRNFAAGMSGGVAYVIDLDRDNVNVASVNAVEELDDTDRQWLHDVVRRHAEETASTVAEKLLAEWPAAVERFSKIIPSTYKAVLAAKDAAERAGLDESEITEKMMEAATNG from the coding sequence ATGCGTACGACGCGCCAGCCGTCCCAGCACTCCACGAACGACCAGAAGTGGTCCTTCATGGATGCTCGCCCTGCTGCGCAGGGTATGTACGACCCCCGCAACGAGCACGACGCCTGCGGCGTCGGCTTCGTGGCCACCCTCACCGGCGAGGCGAGCCATGCGCTGGTCGAGCAGGCGCTCACCGTTCTGCGCAACCTGGAACACCGCGGTGCCACCGGCTCCGAGCCCGACTCGGGTGACGGCGCGGGCATCCTCTCTCAGGTCCCGGACGCCTTCTTCCGCGAAGTGGCCGGATTCGAACTTCCCGCAGCCGGTGCGTACGCGGTGGGCATCGCCTTCCTCCCCGAGGACGGCACGGCCGACGCCGTCTCGCGGATCGAGACGATCGCCGCCGAAGAGGGCCTCACCGTCCTCGGCTGGCGCGAGGTCCCGGTCGCCCCCGAGCTCCTCGGCGCCACCGCCCGCTCGACGATGCCCGCCTTCCACCAGATCTTCGTGAGCGACGGCGAGAGCCAGGGCATCGCCCTGGACCGCACCGCGTTCGTGCTGCGCAAGCGCGCCGAACGCGAGGCCGGGGTCTACTTCCCCTCGCTGTCCGCGCGGACCATCGTCTACAAGGGCATGCTGACCACCGGCCAGCTGGAGCCCTTCTTCCCGGACCTGTCCGACCGCCGCTTCGCCTCCGCGATCGCGCTCGTGCACTCCCGGTTCTCCACCAACACCTTCCCGAGCTGGCCGCTCGCCCACCCGTACCGCTTCGTCGCGCACAACGGCGAGATCAACACGGTCAAGGGCAACCGCAACTGGATGGTCGCCCGCGAGTCCCAGCTCGCCTCGGACCTGTTCGGGGACAACGACAAGCTGCAGCGGATCTTCCCCGTCTGCACCCCCGACGCCTCCGACTCGGCCTCCTTCGACGAGGTGCTCGAACTCCTGCACCTCGGCGGCCGCTCGCTCCCGCACTCCGTGCTGATGATGATCCCGGAGGCGTGGGAGAACCACGCGTCCATGGACCCGGCCCGGCGCGCCTTCTACCAGTTCCACTCCACGATGATGGAGCCCTGGGACGGCCCGGCCTGTGTCACCTTCACCGACGGCACCCAGGTCGGCGCGGTCCTCGACCGCAACGGTCTGCGCCCCGGCCGCTACTGGGTCACCGACGAGGGTCTCGTCGTCCTCGGTTCCGAGGTCGGCGTCCTCGACATCGACCCCGCCAAGGTCGTCCGCAAGGGCCGCCTCCAGCCCGGCAAGATGTTCCTCGTCGACACCGCCGAGCACCGCATCATCGAGGACGACGAGATCAAGGCCGGCCTCGCCGCCGAGAAGCCCTACGCCGAGTGGCTGGAAGCCGGCGAGATCGAGCTCTCCGACCTCCCCGAGCGCGAGCACATCGTGCACACCCACGCCTCGGTCACCCGCCGCCAGCAGACCTTCGGCTACACCGAGGAAGAGCTGCGGATCATCCTCGCGCCGATGGCCAACACCGCCGGTGAGCCGCTCGGCTCCATGGGCACCGACTCGCCGATCGCCGCGCTCTCGCAGCGCCCGCGTCTGCTCTTCGACTACTTCACCCAGCTGTTCGCCCAGGTCACCAACCCGCCGCTGGACGCGATCCGCGAAGAGCTGGTCACCTCCCTGCACTCCTCCCTCGGCCCGGCGAGCAACCTGCTGGAGCCGACGGCCGCCTCCTGTCGCAGCGTCACCCTGCCCTTCCCGGTGATCGACAACGATGAGCTCGCCAAGCTCATCCACATCAACGCCGACGGCGACATGCCCGGCATGAAGGCCGCCACGCTCTCCGGCCTGTACCGGGTCTCCGGCGGCGGCGACTCCCTCGCCGCCCGTATCGAGGAGATCTACGCCGAGGCCGACGCCGCCATCGAGAACGGTGCCCGGCTGATCGTCCTGTCGGACCGTCACTCCGACGCCGAGCACGCGCCGATCCCCTCGCTGCTGCTCACCGCGGCCGTCCACCACCACCTCATCCGCACCAAGCAGCGCACCCAGGTGGGTCTGCTGGTCGAGGCCGGCGACGTCCGCGAGGTCCACCACGTCGCCCTGCTCATCGGCTTCGGCGCCGCGGCTGTCAACCCGTACCTCGCCATGGAGTCCGTCGAGGACCTGGTCCGCGCCGGCACCTTCCTCCAGGGCATCGAGGCCGAGCAGGCCATCCGCAACCTGATCTACGCGCTCGGCAAGGGCGTCCTGAAGGTCATGTCCAAGATGGGCATCTCGACCGTCGCCTCCTACCGCGGCGCCCAGGTCTTCGAGGCCGTCGGCCTGGAGAAGGCCTTCGTCGAGAAGTACTTCAACGGCACGGCCACCAAGATCGGCGGCGCCGGCCTCGACGTCGTCGCCAAGGAGGTCGCCGCCCGGCACGCCAAGGCCTACCCGGCCTCCGGCATCGCGCCCGCGCACCGCGCCCTGGACATAGGGGGCGAGTACCAGTGGCGCCGCGAGGGCGAGCCGCACCTGTTCGACCCGGAGACGGTCTTCCGCCTCCAGCACTCGACGCGCTCCGGCAGCTACGAGATCTTCAAGAAGTACACCGGCCGCGTGAACGAGCAGTCCGAGCGCCTGATGACGCTGCGCGGCCTGTTCGGCTTCACCTCGGACCGCACCCCGATCTCCCTCGACGAGGTCGAGCCCGTCTCCGAGATCGTCAAGCGCTTCTCCACCGGCGCCATGTCGTACGGCTCCATCTCCAAGGAGGCGCACGAGACCCTCGCCATCGCCATGAACCAGCTGGGCGGCAAGTCCAACACCGGTGAGGGCGGCGAGGACGCGGACCGGCTGTACGACCCGGCCCGCCGCTCCAGCATCAAGCAGGTCGCCTCCGGCCGCTTCGGTGTCACGAGCGAGTACCTCGTCAACGCCGACGACATCCAGATCAAGATGGCGCAGGGCGCCAAGCCCGGCGAGGGCGGCCAGCTGCCCGGCCACAAGGTCTACCCGTGGGTGGCCAAGACCCGTCACTCCACCCCGGGTGTCGGCCTGATCTCCCCGCCGCCGCACCACGACATCTACTCCATCGAGGACCTGGCTCAGCTGATCCACGACCTCAAGAACGCCAACCCGCAGGCCCGCATCCACGTGAAGCTGGTCTCCGAGGTCGGCGTCGGCACGGTCGCCGCGGGTGTCTCCAAGGCCCACGCGGACGTCGTCCTGATCTCCGGCCACGACGGCGGAACGGGCGCCTCCCCGCTGACCTCCCTCAAGCACGCGGGCGGCCCCTGGGAGCTCGGCCTCGCCGAGACCCAGCAGACCCTGCTGCTCAACGGCCTGCGCGACCGCATCGTCGTGCAGACCGACGGCCAGCTCAAGACCGGCCGCGACGTCGTCATCGCCGCGCTGCTCGGCGCCGAGGAGTTCGGTTTCGCGACCGCGCCGCTCGTCGTCTCCGGCTGCGTCATGATGCGCGTCTGCCACCTGGACACCTGCCCGGTCGGCATCGCCACGCAGAACCCGGTGCTGCGCGAGCGGTTCGCCGGCAAGGCCGAGTACATCGTCAACTTCTTCAAGTTCATCGCCGAAGAGGTCCGCGAGATCCTCGCCGAGCTCGGCTTCCGCAGCATCGAGGAGGCCGTCGGCCACGCCGAGAACCTCGACGTGGAGCGCGCCGTCACCCACTGGAAGGCGCAGGGCCTGGACCTGACCCCGCTCTTCTACGTGCCCGAACTGCCCGAGGGCGCGGCCCTGCACCAGGTCATCGAACAGGACCACGGCCTGGAGAAGGCGCTCGACAACGAGCTCATCAAGCTCGCCGCCGACGCGCTGGCCGCGGACTCCGCGACCGACGCCCAGCCGGTCCGCGCCCAGGTCGCGATCCGCAACATCAACCGGACGGTCGGCACCATGCTCGGCCACGAGGTGACGAAGAAGTTCGGCGGCGCGGGCCTGCCCGACGACACCATCGACATCACCTTCACCGGCTCGGCGGGCCAGTCCTTCGGCGCCTTCCTCCCGCGCGGCGTCACGCTGCGCCTGGAGGGCGACGCCAACGACTACGTCGGCAAGGGCCTCTCCGGCGGCCGTGTCGTCGTCCGCCCCGACCGGGGCGCCGACCACCTCGCCGAGTACTCGACGATCGCGGGCAACACCATCGCCTACGGCGCGACCGGCGGCGAGCTGTTCCTGCGCGGCCGCACCGGCGAGCGCTTCTGCGTCCGCAACTCCGGCGCGCTGGTGGTCTCCGAGGGCGTGGGCGACCACGGCTGCGAGTACATGACCGGCGGTCACGCGGTCGTCCTCGGCGAGACGGGCCGCAACTTCGCGGCCGGCATGTCCGGCGGTGTCGCCTACGTGATCGACCTCGACCGCGACAACGTGAACGTCGCCAGCGTGAACGCCGTCGAGGAGCTCGACGACACCGACAGGCAGTGGCTGCACGACGTCGTGCGCCGCCACGCGGAGGAGACCGCTTCGACGGTCGCCGAGAAGCTGCTCGCCGAGTGGCCCGCCGCCGTGGAGCGCTTCAGCAAGATCATTCCCAGCACCTACAAGGCAGTGCTCGCCGCCAAGGACGCCGCCGAGCGAGCCGGACTCGACGAGTCCGAGATCACCGAGAAGATGATGGAGGCGGCGACCAATGGCTGA
- a CDS encoding VIT1/CCC1 transporter family protein has product MAIIETEATLHVAHRDNHTHRDVNGGWLRPAVFGAMDGLVSNLALMTGVAGGSVSQQTIVITGLAGLAAGAFSMAAGEYTSVASQRELVEAELAVERRELRKHPKDEERELAELYEARGVEPELAREVARQLSHDPEQALEIHAREELGIDPGDLPSPAVAAVSSFGSFALGALLPVLPYLLGATVLWPALLLAMIGLFACGAVVAKVTARSWWFSGLRQLALGGAAAGVTYALGSLFGAAVG; this is encoded by the coding sequence ATGGCGATCATCGAGACCGAGGCGACGCTCCATGTGGCGCACCGCGACAACCACACCCACCGCGACGTCAACGGTGGCTGGCTGCGCCCTGCCGTGTTCGGCGCGATGGACGGCCTGGTCTCCAACCTCGCCCTGATGACCGGCGTCGCCGGCGGGTCCGTGTCCCAGCAGACGATCGTCATCACCGGACTCGCGGGCCTGGCCGCCGGAGCCTTCTCCATGGCCGCCGGCGAATACACCTCCGTCGCCTCGCAGCGCGAGCTCGTCGAGGCGGAGCTCGCTGTCGAGCGGCGCGAGCTGCGCAAGCACCCCAAGGACGAGGAGCGCGAGCTGGCCGAGCTCTACGAGGCCCGCGGTGTCGAGCCCGAGCTGGCCCGCGAGGTCGCCCGGCAGCTCTCCCACGATCCCGAGCAGGCCCTGGAGATCCATGCCCGCGAGGAACTCGGCATCGACCCCGGCGACCTTCCCTCCCCGGCCGTCGCCGCCGTGTCCAGTTTCGGCTCGTTCGCGCTCGGCGCCCTCCTGCCCGTGCTGCCGTATCTGCTGGGCGCGACCGTGCTGTGGCCGGCGCTGCTGCTCGCCATGATCGGGCTCTTCGCGTGCGGTGCCGTCGTGGCCAAGGTGACCGCGCGGTCCTGGTGGTTCAGCGGGCTGCGGCAGCTCGCCCTCGGTGGTGCCGCGGCGGGTGTGACGTACGCCCTGGGCAGTTTGTTCGGTGCGGCCGTAGGATGA
- a CDS encoding ADP-ribosylglycohydrolase family protein: MASIACIPSAPVAGSAAGLRDRARGALLGLAVGDALGAPAENMKPSEIRARWGRITGYVAEHPAGTDDTEYAIFSGLLLARHGSALTVAHVESAWHQWIADRDEGPFRGAGFSERGTLENLRRGLAAPISAQHRHAWSDGLAMRAAPFGVFAAGRPAEAARLVAIDGSVSHEGEGIYGGQAVAAGVAAAMAGASTATVVASALAVVPDDSWTARSLRRAVAVAHRGERAVRTAVVIGGYPWTDLAPEAVALAFGAYAAADGAFAESVLTAVNMGRDADTTAAVAGALAGASRGMSSIPAAWAAAIGPARGSCLPSMEGHHILDVAELLTPEHEEKWGAGGRVPPTPETCAAPPLDACGTADPPPDAAGNADPTLETLGTPADGAGVHR, from the coding sequence ATGGCTTCCATCGCCTGCATTCCCTCGGCCCCGGTAGCCGGGAGCGCCGCCGGTCTCCGCGACCGGGCACGCGGCGCACTGCTCGGACTCGCCGTCGGGGACGCGCTGGGCGCACCGGCCGAGAACATGAAGCCGTCGGAGATCCGCGCCAGATGGGGCCGGATCACCGGGTACGTCGCCGAGCATCCGGCCGGGACGGACGACACCGAGTACGCGATCTTCTCGGGGCTGCTGCTGGCCCGGCACGGCTCGGCGCTGACCGTGGCGCACGTCGAGTCGGCCTGGCACCAGTGGATCGCGGACCGTGACGAGGGGCCGTTCCGCGGCGCCGGGTTCAGTGAGCGCGGCACGCTGGAGAACCTGCGCCGGGGGCTCGCGGCGCCCATCTCCGCCCAGCACCGGCACGCCTGGAGCGACGGTCTGGCCATGCGCGCGGCACCCTTCGGCGTCTTCGCGGCCGGGCGGCCCGCCGAGGCGGCCCGGCTCGTGGCGATCGACGGCTCGGTGAGCCACGAGGGCGAGGGCATCTACGGCGGCCAGGCCGTCGCGGCCGGGGTCGCCGCCGCGATGGCGGGGGCCTCCACCGCCACGGTCGTCGCCTCCGCCCTGGCCGTCGTCCCGGACGACTCATGGACGGCCCGCTCGCTGCGCCGCGCGGTCGCGGTGGCGCACCGGGGCGAACGCGCGGTGCGCACCGCCGTGGTGATCGGCGGCTACCCGTGGACCGATCTGGCCCCCGAGGCCGTGGCCCTCGCCTTCGGCGCCTACGCGGCGGCGGACGGGGCGTTCGCCGAGTCGGTCCTCACCGCGGTGAACATGGGTCGCGACGCCGACACGACGGCCGCGGTGGCCGGGGCGCTGGCGGGCGCTTCCCGGGGCATGTCCTCGATCCCCGCCGCGTGGGCGGCGGCCATCGGACCGGCCCGCGGCAGCTGCCTCCCCTCCATGGAGGGCCACCACATCCTGGACGTGGCGGAACTGCTGACCCCGGAGCACGAGGAGAAGTGGGGCGCCGGGGGCCGTGTACCGCCCACCCCCGAGACCTGCGCGGCCCCGCCCCTGGACGCCTGCGGGACCGCGGATCCGCCCCCGGACGCCGCAGGGAACGCCGATCCGACCCTGGAGACGCTCGGGACTCCCGCCGATGGCGCCGGAGTGCACCGGTGA